The Nitrosomonadales bacterium nucleotide sequence GTTTCTGGTAGGAAGCGATCGCCTCCTCCAGTTCCTTGCGGCCGAACGCAGGCCACAGCACATCGGTGAAATACAGTTCGGTGTAGGCCAGTTGCCACAGCATGAAATTGCTGATGCGTTTTTCGCCGCCGGTGCGGATGAACAGATCCGGCTCGGGCGCATCGCTCATCGACAGGAACGGCCGCATGTCATCCTCGGTGAAAGTCTGCGCCAGGTGTGGCTGTTCCTTCAGCATGCTGCGCACCGCATGCATCACGTCCCAGCGTCCGCCGTAATTGGCGGCAATGGTCAGCGTCAGTGTGGAATTGTTTGCCGTCAGCTGCTCGGCATCCTGCATCGTCTTCCTGAGCCGTTCGTCGAAACGGCTGCGGTCGCCGATGATCCTCAGGCGGATGTTGTTTTCGTGCAGCCTGGCGACTTCGCGTTCCAGCATCTTGAGGAACAGCGACATCAGGAACGATACCTCGTCGGCGGGACGCCGCCAGTTTTCGCTGCTGAACGCGAACACGGTCAGGTATTCGACGCCCAGGCTGCGGCAGGCCTTCACGATCTCGCGCAATGCTTCGACGCCGCGCTGATGCCCCATCACGCGCGGCATCAAACGATTCTTCGCCCAGCGCCCGTTTCCGTCCATGATGATGGCGATATGGCGCGGAATGCTCGCCACATCCGGGATGGTTTGGGTCGAGCTGGGCAGCGAAGCCACTGTTTATACCGCCATCAAGTCGGCTTCTTTGGTCGCCAGCGCCTTGTCGATCTCCGCGACAAAACGATCGGTCAGTTTTTGGATCTCGTCTTGCGAACGACGCTCATCGTCTTCGGAGATTTCCTTCTTCTTCAACGCCTCTTTCAAAGTGTTATTGGCATCGCGACGGATGTTGCGCACCGCGATCTTCGCATCTTCCCCCTCAGACTTGACCACCTTGATCAGGTCGCGGCGGCGCTCTTCGGTCAGCATCGGCATCGGGATGCGGATCATTTCGCCGTTGGTGGCCGGATTCAGGCCCAGATCGGAATCGCGGATTGCCTTTTCGACCGGGCCAATCATGTTCTTTTCGTAAGGTTGCACCCCGATGGTACGCGCATCGGCCAGCGTCACGTTGGCCACTTGGTTCACCGGGGTCGGATTGCCGTAGTAATCCACCATCACATGGTCCAACAGGCCGGTATGTGCGCGTCCGGTACGCACCTTGCCCAGGTCCGTCTTCAGCGCCTCCAGCGATTTCTGCATCTTCTGTTCGGTCAATTTCCTGAGATCAGCAATCATGGTTTTCTCCTAATCCACTCGTACCAGCGTACCCTCGCCTTCGCCGAACACCACGCGCTTCA carries:
- a CDS encoding isoprenyl transferase; amino-acid sequence: MASLPSSTQTIPDVASIPRHIAIIMDGNGRWAKNRLMPRVMGHQRGVEALREIVKACRSLGVEYLTVFAFSSENWRRPADEVSFLMSLFLKMLEREVARLHENNIRLRIIGDRSRFDERLRKTMQDAEQLTANNSTLTLTIAANYGGRWDVMHAVRSMLKEQPHLAQTFTEDDMRPFLSMSDAPEPDLFIRTGGEKRISNFMLWQLAYTELYFTDVLWPAFGRKELEEAIASYQKRERRFGRTSEQLQDNPEQGEQNA
- the frr gene encoding ribosome recycling factor, producing MIADLRKLTEQKMQKSLEALKTDLGKVRTGRAHTGLLDHVMVDYYGNPTPVNQVANVTLADARTIGVQPYEKNMIGPVEKAIRDSDLGLNPATNGEMIRIPMPMLTEERRRDLIKVVKSEGEDAKIAVRNIRRDANNTLKEALKKKEISEDDERRSQDEIQKLTDRFVAEIDKALATKEADLMAV